Proteins encoded in a region of the Gemmatimonadaceae bacterium genome:
- a CDS encoding GTPase domain-containing protein, whose amino-acid sequence MSMINYASREINCKIVYYGPGLGGKTTNLEHVYGKVSPDTRGKLISLATETERTLFFDFLPVDLGTIRGFKTRFHLYTVPGQVYYNASRKLILKGVDGIVFVADSQIERMEANQEAMQNLYDNMAEYGYDLTKMPFVIQYNKRDLPNASPIRDLQAALNPGWEVADSAKMRVTPDPYHAGENLVEQLATGEWIERAQYFEAV is encoded by the coding sequence ATGTCGATGATCAATTACGCCTCGCGCGAGATCAACTGCAAAATCGTGTATTACGGGCCGGGCCTCGGCGGCAAGACCACGAACCTCGAGCACGTCTACGGAAAAGTCTCACCCGACACGAGAGGAAAGCTCATCTCGCTCGCGACGGAGACCGAACGGACGCTGTTCTTTGATTTCCTACCTGTCGATCTCGGCACCATTCGCGGATTCAAGACACGCTTTCACCTTTATACGGTTCCCGGTCAGGTTTACTACAACGCGAGCCGCAAGTTGATTCTCAAGGGCGTCGACGGCATCGTGTTTGTCGCCGATTCGCAGATCGAGCGCATGGAAGCGAATCAGGAGGCCATGCAGAACCTCTATGACAACATGGCCGAGTACGGTTACGACCTCACGAAGATGCCGTTCGTGATTCAGTACAACAAACGTGATCTGCCCAATGCGTCGCCGATCCGAGATCTTCAGGCGGCGCTGAATCCTGGTTGGGAAGTCGCCGATTCGGCGAAAATGCGGGTCACGCCCGATCCGTATCACGCCGGCGAGAACCTGGTCGAACAGCTGGCTACCGGCGAATGGATCGAGCGCGCGCAGTACTTCGAGGCGGT